From Astyanax mexicanus isolate ESR-SI-001 chromosome 16, AstMex3_surface, whole genome shotgun sequence, one genomic window encodes:
- the LOC103040452 gene encoding trace amine-associated receptor 9-like, translating to MAAVVANLSVPWGTGVLMGLTDAPNQTVTASPGPGRSLAPLCTVCCCGLLNRTLAVVFMVSLAFAIVVGNVITLTVFMQTRQSRTPQGYLKVSLAVADMMVGVLVVPFSVYTEISLMVTSAPPAWYQGGSAVTAGGPTSRSWQPCMLIGPVFAGCTFVSISTIFLMTVERSIAILRPLHKDTLVTRRRTLFLILASWAGSFLLAMAPLLLSKSFTLEYNECSRMCNYAPLLVGLQLPADSNIMLLFPAFDFTLLGGTLAVNIMSFTSIRRYTRKRKLLSEGSLGLEAGGTGGCSHRPSFSDIKAAKTIGILTFAFTASFSPIAVFVLGNVVGYTWCNFSFFAFWILTGNSCCNVIIYSVRDQRFRKGVMLLFHKDRSPPHSEKS from the exons ATGGCTGCAGTGGTGGCCAACCTCAGCGTCCCCTGGGGGACAGGGGTGCTAATGGGCCTCACGGACGCTCCTAATCAGACGGTGACTGCGTCCCCGGGGCCCGGCCGATCTCTGGCACCTCTCTGCACCGTGTGCTGCTGTGGACTTCTCAACCGCACCCTGGCTGTGGTGTTCATGGTCAGCCTGGCCTTTGCCATCGTGGTGGGCAACGTGATCACCCTCACGGTCTTCATGCAGACGCGCCAGTCCCGCACACCACAGGGCTACCTCAAAG TGTCCCTGGCTGTAGCAGACATGATGGTTGGAGTCTTGGTGGTGCCATTCTCTGTCTACACTGAGATATCCCTCATGGTGACCAGCGCTCCTCCTGCGTGGTACCAGGGTGGATCTGCAGTTACAGCAGGGGGACCAACATCTCGCTCTTGGCAGCCCTGCATGCTGATTGGCCCAGTATTCGCAGGCTGTACCTTTGTGTCAATCAGCACCATCTTCTTGATGACGGTAGAGCGCAGCATAGCCATCTTGCGGCCGCTCCACAAGGACACTCTTGTGACCCGGAGGCGGACGCTTTTCCTGATCCTTGCGTCCTGGGCCGGCAGCTTTCTGCTGGCCATGGCGCCCCTACTTCTGAGCAAGAGCTTCACCCTGGAGTACAACGAGTGCAGCCGCATGTGCAACTACGCCCCCTTACTGGTTGGCCTCCAGCTGCCGGCCGATTCCAACATCATGCTGCTCTTCCCCGCCTTCGACTTCACCCTGCTGGGTGGCACCCTAGCCGTGAACATCATGTCCTTCACTAGCATCCGCCGTTACACACGCAAGCGCAAGCTGCTCTCGGAGGGCAGTCTGGGCCTGGAGGCTGGAGGAACCGGAGGCTGCTCCCACAGACCGTCTTTCTCGGACATCAAGGCAGCTAAAACCATCGGCATCCTCACCTTCGCCTTCACTGCCTCCTTCTCGCCTATTGCCGTGTTTGTGCTGGGCAACGTGGTGGGCTACACCTGGTGCAACTTCTCCTTTTTCGCCTTCTGGATCTTGACGGGGAACAGCTGCTGCAACGTGATCATCTACAGCGTGAGGGACCAGCGCTTCAGGAAAGGAGTGATGCTGCTCTTTCACAAGGACCGCTCGCCCCCGCACTCGGAAAAGAGCTGA